In Juglans regia cultivar Chandler chromosome 5, Walnut 2.0, whole genome shotgun sequence, the following are encoded in one genomic region:
- the LOC109003654 gene encoding uncharacterized protein LOC109003654, giving the protein MRPTQMMDCHDLPVVTMHSAEELDRRLRDVEDSISQNPGCVLSHTTRSRIQSELASRFDDQHCSYHPKLQHLDRASNSASIAVLLAPMSPCLALLYATALFQIAEHIATALEYKAVIKECLRGLMISIPREPVEDFEALEIDIARLQLASLVEASADRILSLGDGNWPGKKSELEVLERKKKEIFEGFSVKRQPRGALKNVLPDVEMRARVRTYWENTTSHEKRMEFFNIGIQELEAHLDKNNLNTAKQVLKEAIELAKETKKWKFWLCCCCGARSWDDKSNLEHIANAHCGGLSEYERGLLPQGLPREFVQMVESGDWGPVNFRSANKIMRDLSSTSYVIGKEVFCRDKKRIEILDRIRSCLQLFIGIDCFAPYHLQMLQTFTAKMLQKRFRTSIPTEHVVHQTLQSILLLEASELQEVFRWLTNLGSACALRCLSENSWKKVGVQERTDFCSSLLLERFLGGDIDAERTSSVEEVDADAFVRWLCKEGPAIEDHLKAWTNLKETAKSSGMEFFKILGTELQRLRRLCREKSDMLLKDEAIVNVQIICGEEVEKGERNPGYVSQCLDSLLFCRKTELLGQEGDSESDRTRAEICTIVSILEEADTDATITMAIKKHRINLALELSKQDALILATNTAIRNTEQKLGMVSAFDYGSILVILLKHAYWEPVDKDAAERYNAAIQGFCPAVNNGGNASNP; this is encoded by the exons ATGAGGCCGACCCAGATGATGGATTGCCATGATCTTCCGGTAGTCACGATGCATTCTGCTGAAGAACTCGACAGAAGATTGAGAGACGTCGAAGACTCCATTTCCCAGAATCCGGGCTGCGTTCTTTCCCACACCACCCGAAGCCGTATTCAGTCCGAACTTGCTTCTCGATTCGACGACCAACATTGCTCCTATCACCCCAAACTCCAACACCTGGACAGAGCTTCCAATTCCGCCTCCATAGCCGTATTGCTTGCCCCGATGTCCCCCTGCCTCGCCCTCTTATACGCCACCGCGCTCTTCCAAATTGCCGAGCATATAGCCACCGCTTTAGAGTACAAAGCCGTCATCAAGGAATGCTTGCGCGGGTTAATGATAAGCATACCCAGGGAACCCGTTGAAGATTTCGAAGCCTTGGAAATTGACATTGCGAGACTGCAGCTCGCATCTCTCGTTGAGGCATCCGCGGACAGGATCCTTTCTCTTGGGGATGGTAACTGGCCGGGAAAAAAGAGCGAGTTGGAGGTTCTAGAACGGAAAAAGAAGGAGATCTTTGAGGGGTTCTCGGTAAAACGACAGCCCCGCGGGGCTCTCAAGAATGTCCTGCCTGACGTAGAAATGAGGGCTCGAGTTAGGACTTACTGGGAAAACACCACGAGTCATGAAAAACGAATGGAATTCTTTAATATAGGAATCCAAGAACTTGAAGCTCATTTGGACAAGAATAACTTGAACACAGCGAAGCAAGTCTTGAAGGAAGCCATAGAACTCGCTAAGGAGACGAAGAAATGGAAGTTTTGGCTGTGTTGTTGCTGCGGAGCGAGGTCTTGGGATGATAAATCGAACCTGGAGCACATTGCCAATGCGCATTGTGGAGGTCTGTCAGAGTATGAACGAGGCCTTTTGCCGCAAGGACTTCCTAGAGAGTTCGTTCAAATGGTAGAATCCGGGGATTGGGGACCCGTGAATTTTCGTTCAGCCAACAAGATTATGAGAGATCTGTCGTCTACTTCATACGTCATAGGCAAGGAAGTATTTTGTCGAGATAAGAAGCGCATTGAAATCCTTGACAGAATTCGTTCTTGCCTGCAATTGTTTATTGGCATTGATTGTTTTGCCCCATATCATCTCCAAATGTTGCAAACTTTTACAGCAAAAATGCTGCAAAAACGCTTTAGGACATCGATACCTACGGAACATGTGGTGCACCAGACGCTCCAGTCGATATTACTTCTGGAAGCCTCAGAGCTTCAAGAGGTTTTCCGATGGTTAACAAATCTGGGTAGTGCTTGCGCATTGCGTTGTCTTTCTGAGAATTCTTGGAAAAAAGTTGGCGTGCAAGAGAGGACTGATTTCTGCTCTAGTCTCCTTTTGGAGCGATTCTTGGGAGGAGATATTGATGCTGAAAGGACATCTTCTGTAGAAGAGGTTGATGCTGATGCTTTTGTACGTTGGTTATGCAAGGAAGGTCCTGCAATTGAGGATCATTTAAAGGCATGGACTAATCTGAAAGAAACTGCAAAAAGTTCAGGAATGGAGTTCTTCAAGATCCTTGGGACCGAACTTCAGCGTCTGCGGAGGCTGTGCCGGGAAAAAAGCGATATGTTGCTGAAAGATGAAGCAATTGTGAATGTCCAGATAATCTGTGGTGAAGAAGTTGAGAAAGGGGAACGAAATCCAGGGTACGTCTCACAGTGTTTAGACAGCCTCTTGTTTTGTCGGAAAACTGAACTTTTAGGTCAGGAGGGCGATTCAGAGAGCGATAGAACTAGGGCTGAAATTTGTACCATAGTTAGCATTCTGGAGGAAGCAGATACGGACGCAACCATAACAATGGCAATCAAGAAGCACAGAATTAATCTGGCTTTAGAG CTTTCCAAACAAGATGCTTTAATCCTGGCAACTAATACCGCCATTAGGAACACGGAGCAGAAACTTGGGATGGTATCTGCCTTTGACTACGGGTCGATTCTGGTTATCCTATTGAA GCACGCATACTGGGAACCGGTTGATAAAGATGCTGCGGAGAGgtataatgctgcaattcaagg TTTCTGTCCTGCTGTCAACAATGGTGGAAATGCTTCTAATCCTTGA